ATCTTTTAGTTTTAAGAAAATTACATTTATTTTACTCTTATTTTTTTGAATATTTTGATAGAAGAGTTTTTAATTCTGGTAGTTTGATAGGTTTACTTAGGTAATCATTCATTCCTAGGTCAATAAATCTCTCTTTATCTCCTTTTATTGCATTCGCAGTTAATGCTACTATAGGAGTACTATTTAAGCTTTTCTTTTTCTCAAAAGCTCTTATCTCTTTATATGCTTCTATGCCATTTATTTCAGGCATATTTATATCCATAAGAATAATGTCATAAAGATTTGGATTATGTATATATTTTTCTATTACATCAAATCCATTTGTTGCTATAGTAAGATTTAGTTTTAACTCTTCAAATACTAGTTTCATAAGCTCTTGATTAGCACTATTATCTTCTGCTAAAAGGACATTTATATTATAGTTTTCTTCTTCTACATATTCATCAAGCTCTTCTTCTAATTCAGAAGATATATTACACTCTAAATAGAAACTAAATTTACTACCTTTATTCTCTTCACTTTCTATTTCTATTTTTGAATCAAGCAGTTTTAAAATATTATTACAAATACTTAATCCTAACCCTGTACCTACATGTTGTTTATTTGTGACATTTTCTAGTTGAATAAAAGGAGTTAAAATAGCTTCAATTTTCTCTTTTGGGATACCAAGACCATTATCAATTATTTCAAATAAAAGTAGGGCAAGATTATCATTTTTTTCTATTAGTTTTACATTAAAAGTAATACTTCCTTCTTCTTGTGTAAACTTAATAGCATTTGATAATAAATTCGAGATAACTTGTTTTAATCTTACTTCATCTGTAACTATACTTTTAGGTATATTCTCATCAAAATTAAAATTGAAATCTATATATTTTTCTCCCATCTTTTGAGAGAATAGTTCTACGACATTTTTACATAGTTTGTAAGTTTCGCATTTATTTTTAAATATTTCAAAATTTCCATTTTCTATTTTTGAGAAGTCTAAAATAT
The Arcobacter sp. F155 genome window above contains:
- a CDS encoding ATP-binding protein → MIEEQNPWKKRFERERNARKESEALLEEKSIELWQINQDLEKEVEKRTKDLESALIEANKAHKAKSDFLANMSHEIRTPLNAIIGFAQYLSKSEKLDTKDSKYASIIETSAVSLLSIINDILDFSKIENGNFEIFKNKCETYKLCKNVVELFSQKMGEKYIDFNFNFDENIPKSIVTDEVRLKQVISNLLSNAIKFTQEEGSITFNVKLIEKNDNLALLLFEIIDNGLGIPKEKIEAILTPFIQLENVTNKQHVGTGLGLSICNNILKLLDSKIEIESEENKGSKFSFYLECNISSELEEELDEYVEEENYNINVLLAEDNSANQELMKLVFEELKLNLTIATNGFDVIEKYIHNPNLYDIILMDINMPEINGIEAYKEIRAFEKKKSLNSTPIVALTANAIKGDKERFIDLGMNDYLSKPIKLPELKTLLSKYSKK